From Synoicihabitans lomoniglobus, the proteins below share one genomic window:
- a CDS encoding NAD(P)-dependent alcohol dehydrogenase: MKAVIYQQYGPPSVLVAAEVEPPQPKAGEVTIRVHAVEVTKADCEMRSFRFPVAWFWLPLRIAFGIRRPRRQILGSYFAGEVVATSATTSRFKVGEAVFGCSQLRLGAYGEMLCLPERYTIEQKPKNLSFAEAAAVPLGALNALHFLTKVELMADESILIIGAGGSIGLFAIQIAKVIGAKVTAVDKAAKAEVVRQAGADVFIDYTQQEFWKTEERYDVVFSMVAGGSFKRSIGVLKPEGRYAMGNPRVSDMVRSIGTRWFSQRRAFFGFASESPDELRVLKIMIEAGSIRPIVDRVFPLVEAPEAHRRVENEERLGSIVLAVGARE; encoded by the coding sequence ATGAAAGCCGTTATTTATCAGCAATATGGCCCGCCCAGTGTTTTGGTTGCGGCCGAAGTGGAGCCTCCGCAGCCCAAAGCGGGCGAAGTGACTATTCGCGTGCACGCGGTGGAAGTGACGAAAGCGGACTGTGAAATGCGGAGTTTTCGCTTTCCGGTGGCGTGGTTCTGGTTGCCGCTGCGCATCGCGTTCGGGATCCGCCGACCGCGACGGCAGATTCTCGGTTCGTATTTTGCGGGCGAAGTCGTCGCCACGTCCGCGACCACGTCTCGTTTCAAAGTGGGGGAAGCGGTGTTTGGCTGCTCGCAGCTGCGGTTGGGCGCCTACGGAGAAATGCTGTGTTTACCCGAGCGTTACACGATCGAGCAGAAGCCGAAAAATCTGAGTTTTGCGGAGGCAGCCGCGGTGCCGTTGGGCGCGCTCAATGCGTTGCACTTTCTCACCAAAGTGGAGCTGATGGCCGACGAAAGTATTCTTATCATTGGTGCGGGCGGGAGTATCGGTCTCTTCGCGATTCAAATTGCCAAAGTAATCGGAGCCAAAGTGACCGCGGTCGATAAAGCGGCCAAGGCCGAGGTGGTGCGCCAAGCCGGAGCGGACGTGTTTATCGACTATACCCAACAGGAGTTTTGGAAAACGGAGGAGCGTTACGACGTGGTGTTTTCCATGGTCGCGGGCGGTTCTTTCAAGCGGAGCATCGGTGTGCTCAAGCCCGAAGGACGCTATGCCATGGGTAACCCGCGGGTGTCCGACATGGTGCGATCGATCGGGACACGTTGGTTTTCCCAACGCCGAGCGTTTTTTGGCTTCGCGAGTGAATCGCCGGACGAATTACGGGTGCTCAAAATCATGATCGAAGCGGGGTCGATTCGACCGATCGTGGACCGGGTGTTTCCATTGGTGGAAGCCCCGGAGGCGCACCGTCGCGTGGAAAACGAGGAGCGATTGGGCTCGATCGTGCTGGCGGTGGGCGCGCGGGAATAA
- a CDS encoding DUF1772 domain-containing protein produces MLRIMLGLATLGCGLVAGFLFAFAVVVMPGIRTLGDHDFLQAFKSVDRVIQQNQPVFMLVWVGSVLALAVAVWWGVVRLEGIDRMLLVGAAVVYLLGVQGPTATVNVPLNNALQQRDLAVLAEPALREARQAFEPRWVRWNGIRTVFAVLAFSLLLIVLMRC; encoded by the coding sequence ATGTTACGTATAATGCTCGGTCTGGCCACGCTAGGGTGCGGCCTGGTCGCGGGCTTCCTGTTTGCCTTTGCCGTGGTGGTGATGCCGGGGATCAGGACTCTGGGTGATCACGATTTTCTCCAGGCGTTTAAAAGCGTGGATCGGGTGATCCAGCAGAATCAACCGGTCTTCATGCTCGTGTGGGTCGGCAGTGTTTTGGCGCTCGCGGTGGCGGTGTGGTGGGGGGTCGTGCGCTTGGAGGGCATCGATCGGATGTTATTGGTGGGGGCGGCGGTCGTCTATTTGCTCGGGGTGCAAGGGCCGACGGCGACGGTGAATGTGCCGTTGAACAACGCGCTGCAGCAGCGGGATCTCGCGGTTCTGGCGGAGCCGGCGCTACGAGAAGCGCGGCAGGCGTTCGAACCACGCTGGGTGCGGTGGAACGGGATTCGCACGGTTTTCGCGGTGCTCGCCTTCAGTCTGCTGCTCATCGTGCTAATGCGATGTTGA